One stretch of Brettanomyces nanus chromosome 4, complete sequence DNA includes these proteins:
- a CDS encoding uncharacterized protein (BUSCO:EOG09340S6K) has protein sequence MSTFSEDKLVELFSKVGFDDKRIKEILKNSKISQSLGEVVKLSGQAEEGSAKSLDKSTDSLLHNLATLMKGKHYENIKNLVDYIVEGKLKTNLQVSEGFKYVKGQQDKDFDLAQFEKASGAGVEISAQDVKKEISEYFKEHKAEVMEARYRAVPAIFAHVKAIDSLKWASPSLFKPTIDTFLLEYLGPKDERDVMKKQKKKKKQAGSDVRKTAHLKVDKPHNMFEEGFLGDLHKAGEEPQKWDDVMEGHQKFISGHVYTRFPPEPNGFLHIGHSKAIMVNFGFAKFHGGHCYLRFDDTNPEAEDQVYFDSIKRCVKWLGYEPWKVTYSSDYFDRLYELAEKLIETGYGYVDHSTPEQVKQQRGIKEDGTPGGKRVPSPWRNRPAEESLKEFRKMRDGLYQPEEATLRMKQDLDSPSPQMWDLVAYRVLNKPHFRTGDKWKIYPTYDFTHCLVDSFENITHSLCTTEFIMSRQSYEWLCDCLHVYRPPQREYGRLNITGTIMSKRKIAKLVSGHYVRSWDDPRLYTLESLRRRGVPPGAILTFINTLGVTTSTTNIQVARFESSVRDYLNYTTPRLMMIVEPIKVVLDNVEDDFEEVTEIPYKPGNDTFGVHKLSLTKEFYIDSSDYRDEKSKGYFRWCPEQPVGLMRIKHTISVKSVERDVNGTPVTIHAEYLNDSTKPKAYIQWIPISEKQKSPVKVSEVRIYNQLFKSENPASNPAGFLADINKDSEEVIKGALLEPAFEEVKERSPYNMPFSDPQFSIEEEKGPETVRFQAVRVGYFCLDKESTSEKLILNRVVTLKEDSAKD, from the coding sequence ATGTCGACATTCTCAGAAGACAAGCTCGTGGAGCTGTTTTCGAAAGTTGGTTTCGATGATAAGCgaatcaaagagattctTAAAAACAGTAAGATTTCTCAATCCTTAGGAGAAGTTGTGAAGCTATCAGGTCAGGCTGAGGAGGGAAGTGCAAAGAGTCTCGATAAGTCCACTGATTCGTTACTTCACAACTTAGCCACATTGATGAAGGGAAAGCATTATGAGAACATTAAGAATCTTGTTGATTACATTGTTGAAGGtaagttgaagacaaaCTTGCAAGTCAGTGAAGGCTTTAAGTATGTTAAGGGCCAACAAGATAAGGATTTTGATTTAGCTCAATTTGAGAAGGCCTCTGGTGCTGGAGTTGAGATTTCCGCTCAAGACgtcaagaaggagattaGCGAATACTTCAAAGAGCATAAGGCTGAGGTTATGGAGGCCAGGTACCGTGCAGTTCCTGCTATCTTCGCTCATGTCAAGGCGATTGACTCGCTAAAATGGGCATCTccctctcttttcaagcCCACCATTGACACTTTTCTCCTTGAATATTTGGGACCCAAAGATGAGAGAGATGttatgaagaagcagaagaagaaaaagaagcaggccGGTTCTGATGTTAGGAAGACTGCTCACTTGAAAGTTGATAAACCTCACAATAtgtttgaagaaggatttcTTGGAGACCTTCATAAGGCGGGAGAAGAGCCCCAGAAGTGGGATGATGTCATGGAAGGTCACCAAAAGTTTATTAGTGGTCATGTTTACACCAGATTTCCTCCTGAACCCAATGGATTCCTTCATATTGGTCACTCTAAGGCCATTATGGTGAACTTCGGATTTGCCAAGTTCCATGGAGGTCATTGTTACTTGAGATTTGATGATACAAATCCCGAGGCAGAAGATCAAGTTTACTTTGATTCCATTAAGAGATGTGTCAAGTGGCTTGGTTATGAACCATGGAAGGTGACCTATTCTTCTGACTATTTCGATAGACTTTATGAGTTGGCTGAAAAGCTTATTGAGACCGGTTATGGTTACGTTGATCATTCTACACCTGAACAGGTGAAACAGCAGCGTGGTATTAAGGAAGACGGAACCCCTGGTGGTAAAAGAGTTCCATCTCCATGGAGAAACAGGCCTGCAGAAGAGTCTCTCAAGGAGTTCAGAAAGATGAGAGATGGATTATATCAACCAGAAGAGGCCACACTTCGTATGAAGCAGGATCTCGactctccttctcctcagATGTGGGATTTGGTGGCCTATAGAGTACTTAATAAGCCCCATTTCCGTACTGGAGATAAGTGGAAGATCTATCCGACATATGACTTCACTCACTGTCTAGTAGATTCTTTTGAGAACATTACACATTCCCTATGTACCACCGAATTCATCATGAGTCGTCAGAGTTATGAGTGGTTGTGTGATTGTCTTCACGTTTACAGGCCTCCTCAGAGAGAGTATGGTAGGTTGAATATTACGGGAACCATTATGTCCAAGAGAAAGATCGCCAAACTCGTGTCGGGTCATTACGTTCGCTCGTGGGACGATCCAAGACTTTACACTTTGGAATCTTTGAGAAGACGTGGTGTTCCTCCTGGTGCCATTTTGACGTTTATCAACACTTTGGGTGTTACTACTTCTACTACAAACATACAGGTGGCTCGTTTCGAGAGTTCTGTTAGGGATTATCTTAACTATACTACTCCACGTCTTATGATGATTGTTGAGCCTATTAaagttgttcttgataATGTGGAAgatgactttgaagaagtaaCCGAGATCCCTTACAAGCCAGGTAACGATACCTTCGGAGTGCACAAGCTTTCTCTTACCAAGGAATTCTACATTGATTCGTCTGATTACAGAGATGAGAAATCCAAGGGATATTTCCGTTGGTGTCCAGAACAGCCGGTTGGTCTTATGAGAATCAAGCACACTATCTCGGTGAAATCTGTTGAAAGAGACGTCAATGGAACTCCCGTGACAATTCATGCTGAGTACTTGAACGATTCTACAAAGCCAAAGGCATACATCCAATGGATTCCAATTTCCGAAAAGCAGAAATCTCCGGTCAAAGTGTCAGAAGTGAGGATTTACAATCAGCTCTTCAAGTCGGAGAATCCTGCCTCCAATCCAGCTGGGTTTTTGGCCGACATTAATAAAGACTCTGAGGAGGTCATCAAAGGGGCTCTCTTGGAGCCTGCTTTCGAAGAggtcaaagaaagatcacCTTATAACATGCCATTTTCCGATCCTCAATTCTCTattgaggaggaaaaggGACCCGAAACAGTTCGTTTCCAGGCTGTTAGAGTTGGATACTTCTGTTTGGATAAGGAATCGACTTCTGAGAAGTTAATTTTGAACCGTGTAGTGACCCTTAAGGAGGATTCTGCCAAAGACTGA
- a CDS encoding uncharacterized protein (BUSCO:EOG09343RIM~EggNog:ENOG41) — translation MLPRTIFNNLRPATRSFALGCYRGTGLIISRYLSTNLNTHQTLSTSGSTTKLAKSQQQSIEAIGITDLTPLKYEGNIYATINIHNRPYLITEGDEIILPFRMKHADIGDVLEFTDITTLGSRNYTYHMKKGVDPSFASIKGVILEKTKSPMYIKEVTKRRNRHVRHVEVKHDLTKIRITQLKLTL, via the coding sequence ATGCTTCCTAGAACGATATTCAACAATTTAAGGCCCGCAACTAGATCTTTTGCTCTCGGATGTTATCGGGGGACCGGTTTGATAATATCTCGCTACTTGAGCACTAACTTGAATACTCATCAGACACTGAGTACATCTGGATCAACTACAAAACTTGCAAAAAGTCAACAGCAGTCAATAGAAGCTATTGGAATTACAGATCTTACTCCACTTAAGTATGAAGGAAACATATATGCTACTATCAATATTCACAACAGACCTTATCTAATTACAGAAGGAGACGAGATCATTCTACCTTTCAGAATGAAACATGCAGACATAGGAGATGTCCTTGAGTTCACTGATATCACCACTTTGGGTTCCAGAAACTATACATATCATATGAAAAAGGGGGTGGACCCTTCTTTTGCGTCCATCAAAGGTGTCATTTTAGAGAAGACCAAAAGCCCAATGTACATCAAAGAAGTTaccaagagaagaaacagacACGTCAGACATGTTGAGGTTAAGCATGATCTTACTAAGATTAGAATTACCCAGTTAAAATTGACCCTATGA
- a CDS encoding uncharacterized protein (CAZy:GT39) codes for MVKKSSRKSEINVVDLDHDSTTELIYEKGSLREFPLSQLSDQVSQGRLNTTTKEKLLLLCLTLVALFVRTRNLQTPNQVVFDEVHFGGFASKYIKGNFFMDVHPPLAKLLYAMIAFLGGFNGDFTFEKIGNVYPSNVPYVLMRQFAAFAGVGTVVLMYLSLRATGCKPVVCFVTSLLLIFESANATIDRYILLDSPLLFFIAAATYSYLKLEACKPFSLKWYKALISTGICLGCAVSSKWVGLFTVAWIGVCTAIRLWFVIGDLNVSAKSVVNQALLRFFVILGTTAAIYLSSFYVHFHILTHEGDGASFLSSPFRSTFDDTSVPKSTYADVGVSSIVTFKHLSSPEGYLHSHDHLYEGGSNQQQVTLYPYIDDNNKWTLELYNDSSEPLKFVPILDGTKIRLKHMMTSRRVHSHDIRPVVSGSDWQNEASCYGYEGFDGDPNDDFIVEIVKDKSVPGIAQERVRAIDTVFRLHHAMTGCYLFSHDTRLPKWGFEQNEVTCAKSGIESLSYWYIEQNQNIYLSQRKAETVSYSAPGFWKKLVELNKVMWKVNSGLTQHHVYESQPHSWPSLLRGISYWKGEHTQVYLLGNPVVWWIASFIFLPFALYVVVQIIRWQYGSSVGNNSVLFNFNICTFEFVLGWFIHYFPSFLMGRQMFMHHYLPALYFGILALGQTLEMIHSYLFKRNRYLSYAFFSALLAAAVYSFFQRDPLMYANTWTFVKCESSKWLRGWDYDCKIYPAEEPPAAVVSIPQQPEPTINFDDAVQVPSRDEL; via the coding sequence atggtgaagaaaagcTCGAGAAAGTCAGAGATCAATGTGGTAGATTTAGATCATGACTCTACCACCGAGTTGATCTATGAAAAGGGATCATTACGGGAATTCCCGTTGTCTCAGCTTTCCGATCAGGTTTCACAGGGTAGGTTGAATACCACCACCAAGGAAAAACTCTTGTTACTTTGTTTGACGTTGGTGGCTCTTTTCGTCCGTACCAGAAACTTGCAAACACCCAATCAAGTGGTCTTTGATGAGGTTCACTTCGGTGGCTTTGCTTCAAAGTATATCAAGGGTAATTTTTTCATGGACGTTCATCCTCCATTGGCCAAGCTACTCTATGCTATGATTGCATTTTTAGGAGGTTTCAATGGAGACTTCACGTTTGAGAAAATTGGTAACGTTTATCCGTCTAATGTTCCTTACGTGTTGATGCGTCAGTTCGCTGCCTTTGCTGGTGTTGGTACTGTTGTTCTTATGTATCTATCGTTAAGAGCCACTGGTTGCAAGCCTGTGGTTTGCTTTGTCACGTCGTTATTGCTTATTTTCGAAAGTGCTAATGCCACCATCGATAGGTACATTCTTCTCGattctcctcttctcttcttcattgcAGCTGCCACCTATTCCTACTTAAAACTCGAGGCTTGTAAacctttctctttgaaatGGTATAAGGCTCTGATTTCCACCGGTATCTGTCTTGGCTGTGCAGTTTCTTCTAAGTGGGTCGGTCTTTTCACTGTTGCTTGGATCGGCGTTTGTACTGCTATTCGTCTTTGGTTTGTCATCGGTGATCTCAATGTCTCTGCTAAGAGTGTCGTGAATCAGGCATTGCTTAGATTCTTTGTCATTTTGGGCACTACTGCTGCCATCTATTTGTCCTCTTTCTATGTTCATTTTCACATTCTTACACACGAGGGAGATGGTGCCTCGTTTCTCTCGTCACCATTCCGTTCTACTTTCGACGATACTAGCGTGCCCAAGTCTACTTATGCAGATGTAGGCGTTTCGTCCATCGTTACATTCAAGCATTTATCCTCCCCGGAGGGTTACTTGCATTCCCATGATCATTTATATGAAGGTGGCTCTAATCAGCAGCAAGTTACCTTGTATCCATATATTGACGATAACAATAAGTGGACCCTTGAACTCTACAATGATAGCAGTGAACCCTTAAAGTTTGTTCCTATTTTGGATGGTACCAAGATCAGATTAAAACATATGATGACTTCTCGTCGTGTTCATTCTCACGACATTCGTCCGGTTGTTTCCGGTTCCGATTGGCAGAATGAGGCCTCCTGTTATGGATATGAGGGCTTTGATGGTGATCCAAATGACGACTTTATCGTGGAAATTGTCAAGGACAAGTCTGTTCCTGGCATTGCTCAAGAACGCGTCAGAGCTATTGATACTGTGTTTAGATTACACCATGCCATGACCGGTTGTTATCTTTTCTCCCATGACACTCGTTTACCTAAATGGGGATTCGAGCAGAATGAAGTCACCTGTGCCAAATCTGGTATCGAGTCTCTCAGTTACTGGTATATCGAGCAGAACCAAAACATCTATCTTAGCCAAAGAAAGGCTGAAACCGTCTCCTACTCGGCTCCTGGcttttggaagaagttggtgGAGCTTAACAAGGTGATGTGGAAAGTCAATAGCGGACTTACTCAGCATCACGTGTACGAATCGCAGCCACACAGTTggccttctcttcttcgtgGTATTTCATACTGGAAGGGTGAACACACACAGGtctatcttcttggaaACCCTGTCGTTTGGTGGATTGCCTCGTTTATCTTCCTTCCATTTGCGTTATACGTTGTTGTGCAGATCATTCGCTGGCAATACGGCTCGTCTGTGGGAAACAATTCAGTCTTGTTTAACTTTAACATTTGCACGTTTGAGTTTGTCCTTGGATGGTTCATCCATTACTTCCCATCTTTCCTAATGGGAAGGCAGATGTTCATGCATCACTATCTTCCTGCTTTATACTTTGGCATTCTAGCACTAGGACAGACACTTGAAATGATTCATTCGTATCTTTTCAAGCGTAATCGATATTTGAGttatgctttcttctctgcttTGCTTGCCGCTGCCGTGTATTCCTTCTTCCAGAGAGATCCATTGATGTATGCAAACACTTGGACATTTGTCAAGTGTGAGTCTTCCAAATGGTTGCGTGGATGGGATTACGATTGTAAGATCTATCCTGCAGAGGAGCCACCTGCTGCAGTTGTGAGTATTCCTCAACAGCCTGAACCTACAATCAACTTTGATGATGCCGTGCAAGTTCCCTCTAGAGACGAATTGTAG
- a CDS encoding uncharacterized protein (EggNog:ENOG41), producing the protein MQNPNSSPSEYKEYDGVEEVAQVAQTTSTPLLNEFTTTKYHDLDLEFEKFNGSVSDFADLPQSQVYLDDSIQTNEPGPGFDNTTISKVSEDGNDYNLENIAPGVPKLTIMKNRGDPTIDSSLITEEPSVVDFSKLNSYRRISSLLTVKKTSETETKQAVKLHQLNKSMRKLSTKIHKLEREIDVVDQLIPETYDGSALSQSLQYKKLNFARGKLEDKCEALKKKRYEMSILVNTKYKNFYGYNGADRAQYWVSNVVRD; encoded by the coding sequence ATGCAAAACCCAAACAGCTCTCCTTCAGAGTATAAAGAATATGAcggtgttgaagaagtggcTCAAGTAGCCCAGACAACCTCTACACCGCTTTTAAACGAGTTCACAACTACAAAGTACCATGATCTGGATCTTGAATTTGAGAAATTCAACGGTTCCGTTTCCGACTTTGCCGATCTTCCTCAATCTCAAGTCTACTTGGACGACTCTATTCAGACAAATGAACCCGGTCCTGGATTTGACAATACGACAATTTCCAAGGTTTCGGAAGACGGCAATGATTATAACCTGGAGAATATTGCTCCTGGTGTTCCTAAGTTGACCATAATGAAGAACCGTGGAGACCCAACTATTGATTCCTCTTTGATAACGGAAGAACCGTCAGTGGTAGACTTTTCTAAACTGAACTCTTATAGGCGGATCTCGTCGCTTCTCACAGTTAAAAAGACATCGGAAACAGAGACTAAACAGGCTGTCAAATTACATCAGCTCAACAAATCAATGAGAAAACTCAGTACCAAGATCCACAAACTTGAGCGTGAGATCGACGTAGTTGATCAACTTATACCTGAGACGTACGATGGCTCAGCATTGTCACAGTCTCTACAGTATAAGAAATTGAATTTTGCACGTGGAAAGTTGGAAGATAAATGCGAAGcactgaagaagaagagatacGAGATGTCCATTCTAGTGAATACCAAGTACAAGAATTTCTATGGTTACAACGGTGCAGATAGAGCCCAGTACTGGGTCTCTAATGTAGTGAGGGATTAA
- a CDS encoding uncharacterized protein (CAZy:CBM21~EggNog:ENOG41) encodes MPYLGPRSFDTAPLTTNNLAYLNDRLKLEDGGQSAQNGQNGQNGQNGQNEHSARSGHGGEHNKRAEVVGLVTNPIMVRTAKSSIGALRSSPDSFSCTSGSCSPEDFSVSTPLSSISSSDSYETLQQREPVTEHNYSMVSISTDLVRSSTQQLDNRTIVGDDEESRTVVSQDHNEATSIVPESVRESIRESVQEVDMSSSTQPSNLVRKRSGKLVKSSLKLPSLTRSNSMPNTKSVRFSTHLEDVKFFHKTEKPTAVSQYGSPVSSPRSLKPVWDWDFSSSSSSDEDDDKDTKPADDDDECWELLKNDCPPTVGSLNFARLAAGSPVILESIKLNSFKTALIGFIFVKNIAYEKKIIIRLTTDDWKSYVEIEGTNYISSNHIFRYSDFGSNYDKFSFIIKLDSLCSFKPMVGIKFCVEFVVDGHTYWDNNSGKNFNVLLKKRGHHQEKSHNHNSHKDIDSNDPSISHKNPSPLDLDDFGFRLKENNNFNDSFQTSRKFVFHPKNSRNYLMKKIRSESSLPTLASRPSSAGSSFNLIKSPAPVPARRFNVKRPSSASKSAAPSPSLRSQGFEDVDDYYDYNQIVKNFCFYGSGSPGAANNSVNPWNYKKNPVNLHEVTNELSSFCLG; translated from the coding sequence ATGCCTTACTTAGGACCGAGGTCGTTCGATACGGCTCCTCTCACAACCAACAACTTGGCTTATCTGAATGATCGGCTCAAGCTGGAAGATGGTGGACAAAGTGCACAAAATGGACAAAATGGACAAAATGGACAAAATGGACAAAATGAACATAGCGCACGTAGTGGACATGGTGGTGAACATAATAAACGTGCTGAAGTAGTTGGTTTGGTCACTAACCCTATCATGGTTCGTACCGCTAAATCTTCTATTGGTGCCCTTAGAAGTTCTCCGGATTCTTTCTCGTGTACTTCTGGTTCCTGTTCACCTGAGGACTTCTCAGTGTCTACTCCATTATCTTCAATCTCCAGTTCTGATTCATATGAAACATTACAACAGCGAGAGCCTGTTACTGAGCACAATTATTCAATGGTTTCTATTTCTACTGATCTGGTCAGATCTTCTACTCAGCAATTGGATAACCGTACCATTGTTggtgacgatgaagagagtAGAACAGTGGTTTCTCAGGATCATAATGAAGCCACTTCTATAGTTCCAGAGTCTGTTCGAGAGTCCATTCGAGAGTCCGtccaagaagttgatatGTCCTCTTCTACTCAACCGTCAAATCTTGTTAGAAAGAGATCGGGAAAGCTCGTTAAGTCTTCGTTGAAACTTCCGTCTCTAACGAGATCAAACTCAATGCCAAACACAAAGTCCGTCAGATTTTCCACGCATTTGGAGGATGTTAAATTCTTCCATAAGACTGAAAAGCCAACAGCTGTGTCTCAATATGGATCTCCTGTCAGTTCACCTCGTTCTCTAAAACCGGTCTGGGACTGGGATTTTTCTTCGTCTAGTTCCTcggatgaagatgacgataaaGATACTAAACCTgctgacgatgatgacgagtGCTGGGAACTCCTCAAGAATGATTGTCCTCCTACTGTAGGGTCCTTGAACTTTGCACGTTTAGCTGCAGGTTCTCCCGTTATTCTGGAGAGTATCAAGCTTAACTCTTTCAAAACTGCTTTAATCGGCTTTATCTTTGTCAAAAATATAGCttacgagaagaagatcatcatcaggCTAACGACGGACGATTGGAAGAGTTATGTGGAGATTGAGGGTACAAATTACATTTCGTCGAATCACATTTTCAGGTATTCTGACTTTGGATCAAATTACGAtaaattctccttcatcatcaagcTCGACTCTCTATGCAGCTTCAAACCTATGGTAGGTATTAAGTTCTGTGTTGAGTTTGTTGTCGATGGACATACTTATTGGGATAATAATTCTGGTAAGAACTTCAATGTTCTATTAAAGAAACGTGgtcatcatcaagagaaAAGCCACAATCACAATAGTCATAAAGATATAGATTCGAATGACCCATCAATATCCCACAAAAATCCGTCTCCTcttgatttggatgactTTGGTTTCCGACTCAAGGAAaacaacaacttcaacgaCTCGTTCCAAACGTCTCGCAAGTTTGTATTCCATCCAAAGAACTCCCGAAActatttgatgaagaaaatcagATCGGAGTCCTCTTTGCCTACACTAGCATCAAGACCTAGCAGTGCTGGTAGTTCGTTCAATTTGATAAAGTCTCCAGCACCCGTTCCTGCTAGACGTTTTAATGTCAAAAGACCATCATCGGCATCGAAATCAGCCGCTCCATCACCAAGTTTGAGATCTcaaggctttgaagatgtCGATGATTATTATGATTACAACCAGATTGTCAAAAATTTCTGTTTCTACGGATCCGGTAGTCCTGGTGCTGCCAATAACAGTGTTAACCCATGGaactacaagaagaatcCCGTCAATTTGCATGAAGTTACTAATGAATTGTCGTCTTTTTGCTTAGGCTAG